The genomic DNA CGCCGTTGGCGCAGGCCAGCGCCAGCAGACCGCCGGTCAGGATCGTGATGATTGCGGATTCCAGGAAGATCGGCCAATGCCCGTTGCCCGCCGCCAGATCCACCAGAAACGGCGGCAGCATCGTGACCCCCAACGTGGCCACAAGCAGGCCGATCACGTATCCGACGGGGCGCAGGTCAATCATCGCGCTTGCGTGCCCCGCAGCCGCCGCGCTGTCAAGCGGAGGCTGCAAAGGGGGCGCGTCAGCCGACGTGGAACAGCGATGCAAACAGGCGCGGGTCCAGTGACGGCGTGGCAAAGGTCGGCCCTTCGGTCAGGACGGACACCGCATCATGGCTGTGCAGGCTTTCCTGATGGCTGGCCACGACGCGGAAATCGCCGATCCGCGGATCAAGATGCAGCTGCTCTGTGAACAGACGCGCCGCATCCTCGACAAAGATCGGGTTGGCGGCGTTCAATTCAGCAAAGGCCTGCTCGTCCTCGCGCTTGACCATGACTTGCGTTTCCGTCGGCACCGCCGCACGGGCCATGTCGATCAGATCCTCGAACCACATGACCTTCTGCCCCGGTTCCAGCACCACGGACAGACGCGCCACGGACCGCTGCGAATGCGGCGTGGCCAGTTGGCCGCGGAACTGGCGGGCATGCTCCGACAGCTCCAGCGAGCAGGGGCAAGTGCTGGAATAGACATAATCGAGGTGCACGATCTTGGTGCGCACCCCGGCCCGTTCCACCAGTTCCAGCGCGATATCGTAATACTGGTACCCGGTCAGGCCAGACCGCAGGCTTTGCACCTTCATCGGGAACGAGAACCGCATCTGGATGCGGGCGTCGAAACTTTCGAGGTCGGTCATATAGGCGTCCAGCGCCTGCGCGATCACGTCAAAGCTGAAGGTTTCCTCGGCGTGCTTGTAGAAAGTCCGCATGATGCGGGACATGTTGATGCCCTTCTTTTCCGCCTCCAGGCTGACCGTCCCCGTCACGCTGGTTTCCAGCGTCAGGTCGCCGTTGTCACGCGTGCGGAACCTAATCGGCAGCCGGAAGTTGGAAATCCCGACGTGCTGGATCTGCTGCTGCGCACCCTTGATAAGGCTCGATGGGCCGTTCTGCAGATCGGGCATCGACGCCTTGTAGGCGGCATCGACCTCGAAATCCTCGGGGTAGGCGCGCGCGAGTGCGGGATAGTTCGACACCGCCTGACCGGGCAACAGGCGACCGATCAGGGGATCCAGCGTGACGATCTCTTCGGGGGTGGCGTCGCCGGCCCAGCGGCGCAGCAGGCTAAGTGCGGCTTCCGCCTCGGCCCGGCTGGGCTGGCGATCCATATCGCGGGACTGAAGGTTCATGACGGCGGACCCCTTTTGCGGTGTTGAAGCCCTTAGATGGGGCGCGCGGTTCCGGTTTCCAATTTTATTGCTACAGATTAACGAATTGTCGCACCCTGCGGGTGTGACATAGTGTCAAGGCATCACCCTGCCCCGCCCGGACCGCCATATCAACCGGCGGCTTGCGGCAGATCAAGGGCCATCAGGGTGGTCAGGATTTCCGCCACACCGGCGCCGCGTCGCCTCTGACCCGTCTCTTGCCAGCCCTGCCGGTGAAAGAAGGCGCGGCTTTGCACGCTGGCCTCGACCGTCAGGCGCGGGACGGGCCGGTGGGCCATCTCTGCCAGCAGATGGCGATACAGGGCAAAGGCCAGCCCGCACCCGATGTGATCCGGGTCCACAAACAGCAGGTCGATATGGTGGCCGTCCTGCAGGCTCAGAAATCCCGCAGGCACGTCGTCCACGCAGGCGACCCAGGTCTCCATCCCGTCAAGGCGCTTGGCAAAGACCTCGCCCGACCGGACCGCCGGCGCCCAGTCTGCCAGCTGCGCCGGCGTGTAATGGTCCGCGGCACCGATCCGCACGGCGCGGTAGAAGATCAGCGCCAGCGCGCCTGCGTCCGCCACATCGTAAGGGCGGACGCGGGGCGGCATCAGGCGGCGTCCAGTGCCGCCAGCAGGTCGCGCAACAGGTCGTCCGCGTCCTCCAGCCCGACCGACAGGCGGATCAGGCCAGGCGTAATGCCCAGATGCGCCTTCTGGTCGGCGGGCAGGCGCTGGTGCGTGGTGGACGCTGGCGGTGTGGCGATGGATTTCGCATCGCCAAGGTTGTTCGAGATCAGGAAGATCTGCAGCGCGTTCAGCATCCGGAACGATGCTTCTTGCGAGCCTGTGTCGATCGACAGCACCGTGCCGCCGCAGCCCATCTGTTCCATGCAGACGGCATGCTGCGGGTGGCTTTCCAGCGCGGGATAGATCACGCGGGTCAGCTTGGGGTGGCCTTCCAGCCCCTTGGCGATGTGCAGCGCACTCGCGGTCTGCGCGCGCACGCGCAGGTCCATATGCTCCAGCCCCTTGACCAGCATCCACGCGGTAAAGGGCGACATGGAGCCGCCCGTATGCTTCATGTAAGGCTCGACCGTGCCGCGAATGAACTCTTTCGACCCCAGGATCACGCCCGCCAGCGCGCGCCCCTGCCCGTCGATATGCTTGGTCGCGGAATAGATCACCGCGTCAGCCCCCAGTTCGAACGCGCGGGAATAGACCGGCGTGGCAAAGACGTTGTCGACCATCACCATGGCACCCTTGGCATGGGCCAGATCGGCAATCGCCTTGATGTCGGCCACTTCCAAAGCGGGGTTCGAGATGCTCTCGAAAAACGCGATCTTGGTGTCGGGACGCAGCGCCGCCTCCCACTGGGCCAGATCGGTGCCGTCGACGAAGGTGACCTCGACGCCGAACCGCGTCAGCACTTCCTCCAGCACATACAGGCACGACCCGAACAGCGCCCGCGCGCTGACGACGTGATCGCCCGCCTTCAGCACCGACATCAGCGCGCCGGAGACCGCCGCCATGCCCGAGGCGGTGGCAAAGGCATCCTCTGCCCCCTCGATCGCGGCGATCCGGTCCTCGAACATCGCGGTCGTGGGGTTGCCGTAGCGCGCATAGATGAATTCGTCGTCGCCCGCCTTCAGGAACCGCTGCTGCGCGTCCTCGGCGGTGTCATAGACGAAGCCTTGGGTCAGGAAGATCGCCTCGGACACCTCGTTGTACTGGCTGCGGCGGGTGCCGGCGTGGACGGCTTTGGTGCGCTTGTTCCATTCGGTCATGGCGTGTCCTTTCGGGACAAAGAAAAACCCCGACGCCACGGGCATCGGGGCTGACCCCTCAAACCCTTTTAGCGGAATGTTTAACGTGGTCCGCAATCCGGCATCAACTCACCACGCCGCCGCTATAGGCGTGGCGCAAATGGGCGTCAAGGCGCGCGCTGGTGTCACGGCCCGGTTACGCAATCGCTCTACGCCTTGGCCTGTCAAGATCTTGTGCGGGTTTGCCCATGACCTACCAGACCACACCGGACCGCCGCCCCCTGCGCGACCGCCTTGCCGACCGGATCGCCCTGCCCCCCGACGTGCTGGACGAAGAGATCACCGTCCTTGTGCTGTTCCGCCTGTCGCTGCTGCTGAACCGGGCCACGGGCGGTGCGCCCGACATGACCTTTTCGGCCCGCACCGCGCAGAACTGCCAGCGGGGGGGCTGGCGCGGGCCGTTGTGGCATCTGCCCCGGATCGCCATCGACCTTTATTGCCACCGATACCGGGCCGAGATTGCCCATTGCGCCACGGCGCTGGCCAACTACCATCGCAGGCGCGGCTGACACCGGGCCGCGACTGCGCGAAAGCCCTGCCATGACTGCCCCCATCGACCTCTACTTCTGGCCCACACCCAACGGCTGGAAAATCTCCATCGCGCTCGAAGAGTTCGGCCTGCCCTATACGACCCACCTCGTGAACATCGGTGCAGGCGACCAGTTCAAGCCCGACTTCCTCGCGATCTCTCCCAACAACCGGATGCCTGCCATCGTCGATCCCGACGGGCCCGACGGTGCGCCCATCGCGATTTTCGAATCGGGTGCGATCCTGCAGTATCTGGCGCGCAAGACCGGGCAGTTCGGCGGCGCTACCGAGCGTGACCGCATCGCCGTCGACCAGTGGCTGATGTGGCAGATGGGCGGCCTTGGTCCGATGGCGGGTCAGGCGCATCATTTCCTGAAATATGCTCCCGCGATGGACCCGCCCAACGACCTGCCCTACGCCAAGGACCGCTACCGGACCGAGGTCGCGCGGCTCTACGGCGTCATGGACCGGCAGCTGGCGCAGCATGACTACATCGCAGGTCCGGACTACAGCATTGCCGACATGGCGTGCTGGGGCTGGGCGTCCCTGTGGGAAGGCCAGCAGCAGACACTGGACGACAAGCCGCACCTCGCCCGCTGGCTGGACACCGTCGGCGCACGGCCCGCCGTGCAGCGCGGCCGCGCGCTGCACGCAGACCTCCGCGGCGACATCGCCAAGGATCGCGGCGCGCAAAATACGCTTTTTACCAAGCGCTCCTAACGGGTTTTTTACCGCAGCGGACTAAAGCTGGGCGCAATTGCGCACAGGAGAGTCCGCATGAACCAGCAGTTCCGCCGCCATCGTTACCCGGCCGCTTTGCCCGTCGTCGTCACCACACCGACAGGACGGCAAAGCGCCGTCCTGATCGATGTCAATCAGGGCGGCGCGCGTCTGGAGGGGGTCAAAAACGTCATGCGCGGCGACCGGATCACCCTTCACGTCCTGAACGAACAGGTCGCCGGCACGATCCGCTGGGCGTCGGCGCATCGCATCGGCGTCGCTTTCGTGATGCCCGCCCGCCCGGCGCTGGTCGATGTCCTGCGACAAGGCGTAGGCCGCAGCATCGCCGCGCGTTTCAGTTCCGCCAGTCTGCGCGAAATGCGCTAGGGCTTGGGGTCAGCGTCATCCTCGATCAGATAGGTGTTGAACATCCCCATCTGGGCCACGAAGAACACCATCATCAGCAACGGAAAGCCGAAGGTCTCGATCTTGACCCACAGATCCGTGGACTGGGTCCGCCACAGCACCTCGTTGAAGACCGCCATCGCCGCCAGAAACAGCGTCATCCGGCGGGTCAGGATCATCCAGCCCTGATGCCGCATCGGCATGACCTCACCCATGATCCACTCCAGATAGGACCGGCCGCGCAGCAGCCCGATCCCCAGCGTCACCGCCATCAGGCCGTAGATGATCGTCGTCTTCATCTTGAAGAAGCGTTCGTCGTTGAACCACGCGGTCAGCCCGCCGAAGAAGATCACCATGAACGCGGTGAAAACCTGAATCCGGCTCAAGCGGCCGGTCATCGCCCACAGGATGCCCATCGCCACCAGCAGGATCGGGATGAACACCAGCGTCGCCACGATGAACCCGGTATATTCAGTGCCGCCAAGGGTATAGGCTTCGTCCTTGATGCGGGTATAGATCAGGAAGAACAGCAGCGTCGGCCCCAGTTCCAGCACCTGCTTCAGAATCGGATTGATGTCGCGCGTGGCCATATCGGTCCCCCTCAGCCGCCCATTTCAACGATTACCGCACCAAGCGCAACCAGTCCCATCAGCGCCGCCCGCCGCTTGCCCACATGTTCGCCCAGAAAGAACCAGCCGATCAGCGCCGCGAACACGGTCGAGGTTTCGCGCAGCACCGCCGCCTCGCCCACCTTGTCCAGCCGTGTCGCCAACATGACGCCGCCAAACGACAGCCACGCGATAAAGGACCCGGCCAGCCCGCGCAGCAGCAGCGGTCCCAGCGCGGGCGGATCGTCCATCCCGCGGTAACGGATCACAGCCAGCACCGGAAAGTCGATGACGGTGATTACAAAGAACCACGCAAGGAACGTGAACGGGTCCGCTGCCTGCCGGATGCCGTAGGCGTCGTAGGTCGTGTAGACCGCCACGATGACGCCCCCCGCCACGGCCCACAGCAACCCGATCTGCATCATCGCCGGATCGATCTTGTTTTCACGCAGGTTGACCCAGGCCAACAGCAGGATCCCCCCCGACAGGCACAGCACACCCAGCCATTGCACAGCCGTGAAATGTTCGTGAAAGATCACGCTCGCCGCCAGCACCGTGACCAGCGGCCCGGTGCCGCGCACCACCGGATAGACGACCGTGTAGGCCGCGCGTTCATAGGCCAGCGCCATCGTCACCTTGAAGCCGAAGTGGATCACCAGCGCCCCCGCCAGCAGCACCGCGATCTGCCCCGTGGGCCACGGCACGAGGAACAGCGCCACCGGCGCCGAGATCACGATCAGCCAAGCGTCGATGGACCCCCGCGACAGCCACGGATCATGCCGCCCCTTCTGCAGCGCGCCAAAGGCCGCATGCGACACCGCCGACAGCAGCGCCAGCAATGTCGCCAGCCGCGCGCCCTCCGGCGTGCCGGCGATACCGACCAGCCAGTCGCCCATCAGCGGGCGCGGCTGGGCGGCCAGCTCCCGGAGTTTATCCGGTCAGATGAAAGGATCAATCGCCCAGCCCTACCAGCGCGCGGGCGAAATCCTCCGGATCGAAAGGCTGCAAATCGTCGATCTGCTCACCCACGCCGATGGCATGGATCGGCAGGCCGAACTTGTCAGCAAGCGCCACCAGCACGCCGCCCTTGGCGGTGCCATCAAGCTTGGTCATCACGAGGCCCGAGACATCGGCCAGCTCCTGAAACACCTTGACCTGCTGCAGCGCGTTCTGGCCGGTCGTCGCATCCAGCACCAGCAGGGTGTTGTGCGGCGCGTCGGGGTCCTTCTTGCGGATCACGCGGACGATCTTGGACAGCTCCTCCATCAGATCGGCGCGGTTTTGCAGCCGCCCCGCCGTGTCGATCATCAGCAGGTCCGCGCCGTCCGCCTGCGCCTTGGTCATGGCATCAAAGGCAAGGGACGCCGGGTCCGACCCCTGCGCCGCCGTCATCACCGGCACGCCGGCGCGGTCGCCCCAGACCTGCAACTGTTCCACCGCCGCCGCCCGAAACGTGTCGCCGGCGGCGATTACCACGGACTTGCCCGCCGCCTTGAACTGGCTCGCCAGCTTGCCGATGGTCGTCGTCTTGCCGGAGCCATTAACGCCCACCACCAGCACCACCTGCGGCTTCTGGTTATAGAGCGGCATGGGCCGCGCGACAGGATCCATGATCCGCGTCACCTCGTCCGCCAGAAGCTGCTTGATCTCGTCCACCGAAAGCCGCTTGCCGATCCGCCCCTCGGCCATGTTGGCGGTGACGCGCAGGGCCGTATCGACGCCCATGTCGGCGGCGATCAGCAACTCCTCCAGCTGTTCGACCATCGCGTCGTCCAGAACACGGCGCACGACCTCGGGCTGATCTGTCCCGAACATCCGGCCCAGAATGCCCGGTTTCTGAGGCGCGGCAGCTGGCGGCTCGGTCCGCGCGGCAGGCACCGGGGCCGGAACGACTGGCGGCTCTGGCGCATCCCTTGTCGGTGTCGGCGGCGCTTGTACCGGCGCAGGGGCGACCGGTTCGGGCGCCGCGTCGGCCTCAGCGCTGCCGCCGTCGCTGACGATTGCGTCAAGGCCCTCGTCCAGTTTGGACGACGACCGGAACATCCGGTCCTTCAGTTTCTTGAAAAACGCCATGGGTTTGTCCTGCGATCCTGTTGGACCCTAGCTAATGCCAAGCCGGACCAAAGGAAAGGGCGCGACGCC from Loktanella sp. M215 includes the following:
- the folE2 gene encoding GTP cyclohydrolase FolE2 — its product is MNLQSRDMDRQPSRAEAEAALSLLRRWAGDATPEEIVTLDPLIGRLLPGQAVSNYPALARAYPEDFEVDAAYKASMPDLQNGPSSLIKGAQQQIQHVGISNFRLPIRFRTRDNGDLTLETSVTGTVSLEAEKKGINMSRIMRTFYKHAEETFSFDVIAQALDAYMTDLESFDARIQMRFSFPMKVQSLRSGLTGYQYYDIALELVERAGVRTKIVHLDYVYSSTCPCSLELSEHARQFRGQLATPHSQRSVARLSVVLEPGQKVMWFEDLIDMARAAVPTETQVMVKREDEQAFAELNAANPIFVEDAARLFTEQLHLDPRIGDFRVVASHQESLHSHDAVSVLTEGPTFATPSLDPRLFASLFHVG
- a CDS encoding GNAT family N-acetyltransferase, coding for MPPRVRPYDVADAGALALIFYRAVRIGAADHYTPAQLADWAPAVRSGEVFAKRLDGMETWVACVDDVPAGFLSLQDGHHIDLLFVDPDHIGCGLAFALYRHLLAEMAHRPVPRLTVEASVQSRAFFHRQGWQETGQRRRGAGVAEILTTLMALDLPQAAG
- the metZ gene encoding O-succinylhomoserine sulfhydrylase, with the translated sequence MTEWNKRTKAVHAGTRRSQYNEVSEAIFLTQGFVYDTAEDAQQRFLKAGDDEFIYARYGNPTTAMFEDRIAAIEGAEDAFATASGMAAVSGALMSVLKAGDHVVSARALFGSCLYVLEEVLTRFGVEVTFVDGTDLAQWEAALRPDTKIAFFESISNPALEVADIKAIADLAHAKGAMVMVDNVFATPVYSRAFELGADAVIYSATKHIDGQGRALAGVILGSKEFIRGTVEPYMKHTGGSMSPFTAWMLVKGLEHMDLRVRAQTASALHIAKGLEGHPKLTRVIYPALESHPQHAVCMEQMGCGGTVLSIDTGSQEASFRMLNALQIFLISNNLGDAKSIATPPASTTHQRLPADQKAHLGITPGLIRLSVGLEDADDLLRDLLAALDAA
- a CDS encoding glutathione S-transferase N-terminal domain-containing protein gives rise to the protein MTAPIDLYFWPTPNGWKISIALEEFGLPYTTHLVNIGAGDQFKPDFLAISPNNRMPAIVDPDGPDGAPIAIFESGAILQYLARKTGQFGGATERDRIAVDQWLMWQMGGLGPMAGQAHHFLKYAPAMDPPNDLPYAKDRYRTEVARLYGVMDRQLAQHDYIAGPDYSIADMACWGWASLWEGQQQTLDDKPHLARWLDTVGARPAVQRGRALHADLRGDIAKDRGAQNTLFTKRS
- a CDS encoding PilZ domain-containing protein; the protein is MNQQFRRHRYPAALPVVVTTPTGRQSAVLIDVNQGGARLEGVKNVMRGDRITLHVLNEQVAGTIRWASAHRIGVAFVMPARPALVDVLRQGVGRSIAARFSSASLREMR
- a CDS encoding inner membrane-spanning protein YciB, which translates into the protein MATRDINPILKQVLELGPTLLFFLIYTRIKDEAYTLGGTEYTGFIVATLVFIPILLVAMGILWAMTGRLSRIQVFTAFMVIFFGGLTAWFNDERFFKMKTTIIYGLMAVTLGIGLLRGRSYLEWIMGEVMPMRHQGWMILTRRMTLFLAAMAVFNEVLWRTQSTDLWVKIETFGFPLLMMVFFVAQMGMFNTYLIEDDADPKP
- a CDS encoding DMT family transporter, which encodes MGDWLVGIAGTPEGARLATLLALLSAVSHAAFGALQKGRHDPWLSRGSIDAWLIVISAPVALFLVPWPTGQIAVLLAGALVIHFGFKVTMALAYERAAYTVVYPVVRGTGPLVTVLAASVIFHEHFTAVQWLGVLCLSGGILLLAWVNLRENKIDPAMMQIGLLWAVAGGVIVAVYTTYDAYGIRQAADPFTFLAWFFVITVIDFPVLAVIRYRGMDDPPALGPLLLRGLAGSFIAWLSFGGVMLATRLDKVGEAAVLRETSTVFAALIGWFFLGEHVGKRRAALMGLVALGAVIVEMGG
- the ftsY gene encoding signal recognition particle-docking protein FtsY, producing the protein MAFFKKLKDRMFRSSSKLDEGLDAIVSDGGSAEADAAPEPVAPAPVQAPPTPTRDAPEPPVVPAPVPAARTEPPAAAPQKPGILGRMFGTDQPEVVRRVLDDAMVEQLEELLIAADMGVDTALRVTANMAEGRIGKRLSVDEIKQLLADEVTRIMDPVARPMPLYNQKPQVVLVVGVNGSGKTTTIGKLASQFKAAGKSVVIAAGDTFRAAAVEQLQVWGDRAGVPVMTAAQGSDPASLAFDAMTKAQADGADLLMIDTAGRLQNRADLMEELSKIVRVIRKKDPDAPHNTLLVLDATTGQNALQQVKVFQELADVSGLVMTKLDGTAKGGVLVALADKFGLPIHAIGVGEQIDDLQPFDPEDFARALVGLGD